A genomic window from Sulfurimonas paralvinellae includes:
- a CDS encoding inorganic phosphate transporter has product MEIETISKLEKEALKKSGTDFTRIGLALFFMIGVLTYTFLSSGGISDNMFLAVAAFIGAYMAMNIGANDVANNVGPAVGSRAMTMTMAIIIAAVFEAGGALIAGGEVVKTIKKGIIDIAAFGGNPDPFIWAMMAALLAAALWLNFATAMKAPVSTTHSIVGGVMGAGIAAAGFSIVSWSTMAKIVASWIISPLLGGLIAAAFLFAIKKSIVFKENKVEAAKEYVPIFVALMSWAFITYLVIKGLKKIWPQIIEIVNTIPLISLEITKKPSFVTALIIGAVIGVVIYFILKRKLSSHKGLENSKESVNTLFTIPLIFAAALLSFAHGANDVANAIGPLAAINDAVVNGGISSKASIPLWVMGVGAFGIALGLALYGPKLIRTVGSEITELDQIRAFSIAMAASITVIIASQLGLPVSSTHIAIGGVFGVGFLREWLQLTETTTTIEEDRELIEDEKNILNSYKDELKSLKYKTDKEEAEYKRIVELYTLIEKEEKLIKSAKKHIKRVKKVEYVKRDAVKKIIAAWIITVPAAAILSGLLFFTIRGIML; this is encoded by the coding sequence ATGGAAATTGAAACGATAAGCAAGCTTGAAAAAGAAGCACTCAAAAAAAGCGGAACTGACTTTACACGGATAGGGCTTGCTCTATTTTTCATGATAGGCGTTCTTACCTATACCTTTTTAAGCAGCGGCGGCATATCTGACAATATGTTTTTAGCCGTTGCCGCTTTCATTGGTGCTTATATGGCAATGAACATCGGTGCAAATGATGTAGCCAACAATGTCGGCCCTGCTGTTGGCAGCCGTGCAATGACCATGACAATGGCAATCATCATAGCAGCTGTTTTTGAAGCTGGTGGAGCACTCATTGCCGGTGGCGAGGTCGTCAAGACAATCAAAAAAGGCATTATTGACATTGCAGCCTTTGGCGGCAATCCCGACCCTTTTATATGGGCTATGATGGCGGCCCTCCTCGCTGCTGCACTCTGGCTGAATTTCGCAACAGCCATGAAAGCACCTGTATCAACGACACACTCTATTGTCGGTGGTGTGATGGGTGCCGGAATTGCAGCTGCAGGTTTTAGCATCGTTTCCTGGTCAACAATGGCAAAAATTGTCGCTTCATGGATTATCTCACCTCTTTTAGGTGGTCTTATTGCCGCTGCTTTTCTTTTTGCCATTAAAAAAAGTATTGTTTTTAAAGAAAATAAAGTAGAAGCCGCAAAAGAGTATGTTCCTATTTTTGTTGCTTTGATGTCCTGGGCTTTTATAACTTACCTTGTAATCAAGGGTCTTAAAAAGATATGGCCGCAGATCATTGAAATTGTAAACACCATTCCTCTTATCTCTCTTGAAATAACTAAAAAACCTTCCTTTGTAACAGCGCTAATTATCGGTGCTGTTATCGGTGTAGTCATCTACTTTATTCTCAAAAGAAAATTATCATCCCATAAGGGGTTGGAGAATTCAAAAGAGTCAGTAAATACACTCTTTACCATCCCTCTCATCTTTGCAGCAGCACTTTTAAGTTTTGCTCACGGTGCCAATGATGTTGCCAATGCCATCGGTCCACTCGCTGCAATCAATGATGCTGTTGTCAATGGCGGTATCTCTTCAAAAGCAAGTATCCCGCTGTGGGTTATGGGCGTGGGTGCTTTTGGTATAGCACTTGGTCTGGCTCTCTATGGTCCAAAGCTAATCCGAACGGTTGGTTCCGAGATCACTGAACTCGATCAGATTCGTGCTTTTTCCATCGCTATGGCAGCATCTATCACTGTTATTATCGCTTCACAACTTGGTCTGCCTGTCAGTTCTACACATATCGCAATCGGTGGTGTTTTTGGAGTCGGATTCTTGCGTGAATGGCTGCAGCTAACAGAAACAACCACCACGATCGAAGAAGACAGAGAACTTATTGAAGATGAGAAGAACATCCTCAACAGCTATAAAGATGAACTCAAATCATTAAAATACAAAACAGATAAAGAAGAAGCCGAGTATAAAAGAATTGTAGAACTTTACACGCTCATAGAAAAAGAGGAAAAACTTATAAAGTCTGCTAAAAAGCATATAAAAAGAGTGAAAAAAGTAGAGTATGTCAAGCGTGATGCTGTCAAAAAAATCATCGCTGCATGGATCATTACCGTTCCGGCTGCTGCCATTCTCTCCGGACTTCTATTTTTTACTATCCGAGGAATAATGCTTTAG
- the folP gene encoding dihydropteroate synthase: MIVEKLSSEIDIKQYLKKLDVDNGGVSILSAKAKVHLIAIKDLHVGAANILKQDALSVGADLAVPRGTVVAKTQRVDCLLIATTKELEVLSRKELAQPFGLKDLAKQLKIYTQIQKPHTAKIMGVINANDDSFFSSSRFQSSDAIKKIEAMIEEGADIIDIGGVSSRPNAPVVSVEEELKRVRPVCDLIAEKKLYECVDFSIDSYEPAVIEYALQHGFRIVNDITGLQNDAVCEVVAKYKAQVVIMHMQGTPQMMQNDPYYEDVLDEVYSFFQTRIAKAESFGIEDIVLDVGIGFGKRLEDNLMLLKNLEHFLSLQKPILFGASRKSMIDKIFPSPVEKRLAGTLALHLEAFRNGASILRVHDVYEHAQALRVQETLLKL; this comes from the coding sequence ATGATTGTAGAGAAGCTCTCTTCAGAGATAGATATAAAGCAGTATCTTAAAAAGCTTGATGTGGACAACGGCGGTGTAAGCATATTGAGCGCAAAAGCAAAAGTGCACTTGATAGCTATTAAGGATCTGCATGTCGGCGCTGCGAATATTTTAAAACAGGATGCCCTTTCTGTCGGTGCAGATCTGGCAGTACCACGGGGAACGGTTGTAGCAAAAACACAAAGAGTGGACTGCCTTTTGATTGCAACGACAAAAGAGCTTGAAGTTCTCTCACGCAAAGAACTCGCTCAGCCATTTGGCCTTAAAGATCTGGCAAAACAGCTCAAAATCTATACACAGATACAAAAGCCTCACACGGCCAAAATTATGGGTGTTATCAATGCCAATGATGACAGCTTTTTTAGCAGCAGCAGGTTTCAAAGCAGTGATGCTATCAAGAAAATAGAAGCTATGATAGAAGAGGGTGCTGACATCATTGACATCGGAGGCGTCTCCTCTCGTCCCAATGCTCCTGTCGTTTCAGTAGAGGAAGAGCTCAAAAGGGTTCGTCCTGTCTGTGATCTGATTGCAGAGAAAAAGCTCTATGAATGTGTGGATTTCAGTATAGATTCGTATGAGCCTGCAGTTATTGAGTATGCTCTGCAACATGGTTTTCGCATCGTTAACGACATAACAGGCTTACAAAACGATGCAGTTTGTGAAGTAGTGGCAAAGTATAAAGCCCAAGTTGTTATTATGCATATGCAGGGAACGCCGCAGATGATGCAGAACGATCCTTACTACGAGGATGTATTGGATGAGGTTTACAGTTTTTTTCAAACGCGCATAGCAAAAGCGGAATCATTTGGTATCGAAGATATTGTACTTGATGTCGGCATAGGTTTTGGAAAAAGGCTTGAAGATAATTTGATGCTGCTGAAAAACCTGGAACATTTTCTCTCATTGCAAAAGCCGATTTTATTTGGTGCCTCACGCAAGTCAATGATTGATAAGATATTTCCTTCACCGGTCGAGAAGAGATTAGCCGGCACGCTGGCTCTGCATCTTGAAGCTTTTAGAAATGGTGCTTCTATTTTACGTGTGCATGATGTCTATGAACATGCACAGGCTTTAAGAGTACAAGAGACTCTTTTAAAACTCTAA
- a CDS encoding DNA polymerase III subunit delta': protein MQAPDKLKGHILIASEIEQEIERLESTLKPLRVVSFFEENFKIEHAKLVTAEAYISESETKYIIIAAVEFTTVAQNSLLKLLEEPPKNIEFIIISPTKSNLLPTVRSRLPILKVEQTHQKEVLDIHLAKIDYKEIFDFLKANARVSKNEAKGLVEALYYRATVVDKLILSERQLDNFDKAYRLLDLNARAQSVFAMLLMSFTGERG, encoded by the coding sequence ATGCAGGCTCCTGATAAACTCAAAGGACATATCCTCATTGCATCAGAGATAGAGCAGGAGATTGAACGGCTGGAGAGTACGTTAAAACCATTGCGTGTCGTCTCTTTTTTCGAAGAGAATTTTAAGATTGAACATGCCAAACTTGTCACTGCCGAAGCGTACATCAGTGAATCTGAAACAAAGTACATCATCATAGCGGCAGTGGAATTTACGACAGTAGCGCAAAACTCTCTGCTCAAACTTCTCGAAGAACCACCAAAAAATATAGAATTTATCATCATCTCTCCAACAAAATCCAATCTTCTCCCAACGGTACGATCAAGACTGCCTATACTAAAAGTCGAGCAGACACACCAAAAAGAAGTTTTAGATATTCATCTTGCAAAGATTGATTATAAAGAGATATTTGATTTTTTAAAGGCAAATGCCCGTGTGTCAAAGAATGAAGCAAAAGGGCTTGTTGAAGCCCTTTACTATAGAGCAACAGTAGTTGATAAACTGATCTTGAGCGAGAGACAACTGGATAATTTCGATAAAGCTTACAGACTGCTTGATCTCAATGCCCGGGCACAGTCAGTCTTTGCAATGCTACTGATGAGTTTTACGGGAGAGAGAGGATGA
- a CDS encoding HobA family DNA replication regulator, with the protein MVLDFAQWSLDAIREEGGSLSWLEEYRFEWSKTTAFALEQILNGKTVILITDEKRKWLEQYIISSINSISLDRPLIPIISIDSVYPHYNSLSGGEMIDMLDDMISLSYKDDYFFWYIGKGDDKRSDIAKRKDESYFWIFDEDFNNAFTLKSYDPVLDIKLLQLYRLFDASLSATMFGEVDAGS; encoded by the coding sequence ATGGTACTCGATTTTGCCCAATGGAGTCTGGATGCTATTCGTGAAGAGGGCGGAAGCCTTTCATGGCTTGAAGAGTACCGCTTTGAGTGGTCCAAAACGACAGCCTTTGCACTTGAACAGATTTTAAACGGCAAAACAGTCATCCTGATCACGGATGAGAAGAGAAAATGGCTGGAACAGTATATAATCAGCTCTATAAATTCCATCTCTTTGGATCGTCCTCTTATTCCTATTATCAGTATAGACAGTGTCTATCCGCACTATAACAGTCTCAGTGGCGGTGAGATGATAGATATGCTCGATGATATGATATCGCTTTCTTATAAAGATGATTATTTCTTTTGGTATATCGGTAAAGGTGATGATAAACGCAGTGATATCGCCAAAAGAAAAGATGAGAGTTATTTTTGGATCTTTGATGAAGATTTCAACAATGCTTTTACGCTGAAATCTTATGATCCTGTTTTAGACATCAAACTTCTACAGCTCTACCGTCTTTTTGATGCTTCGTTAAGTGCAACGATGTTTGGAGAGGTCGATGCAGGCTCCTGA
- a CDS encoding aspartate kinase, whose translation MLIVQKFGGTSVGDLERIQNVANRVAETKKAGNDVVVVVSAMSGETNKLVGYAEHFSDNPARAEMDMLLSSGERVTAALLSIALQEMGFDAEAMTGRKAGIVTDKHHTKARIEEINPKTMKSALDKGKIIVVAGFQGVNTNGDVTTLGRGGSDLSAVAIAGALKADLCEIYTDVTGIFTTDPRIEPKAKKLERISYDEMLELASLGAKVLQNRSVELAKKLNVNLVTRSSFSDEEGTLITKEENIMEKPLVSGIALDRNQARISLMGVKDRPGIASDIFNALADAEVNVDMIIQNKAVDDTTNIDFTVPVGDLHDAKMVVDTFVKNGEVKDDSYNEDICKVSVVGVGMKSHAGVAALAFSTMAKENININMISTSEIKVSMVIDEKYAELAVRSLHNAYELDK comes from the coding sequence ATGTTGATTGTTCAAAAATTCGGCGGGACAAGTGTCGGTGACCTGGAACGCATTCAAAACGTAGCCAATCGTGTGGCAGAGACAAAAAAAGCAGGCAATGATGTTGTGGTTGTCGTATCGGCCATGAGCGGTGAGACAAATAAGCTTGTAGGGTATGCGGAGCATTTTTCCGACAATCCTGCACGTGCTGAGATGGATATGCTGCTGAGCTCAGGAGAGCGCGTAACGGCTGCTTTACTCTCCATCGCACTTCAGGAGATGGGTTTTGATGCTGAAGCGATGACGGGAAGAAAAGCAGGTATTGTAACAGACAAGCACCATACAAAAGCACGTATCGAGGAGATCAATCCAAAAACAATGAAAAGTGCGCTTGATAAAGGCAAGATCATAGTTGTCGCAGGTTTTCAAGGTGTAAATACCAATGGTGATGTTACTACACTCGGCCGTGGCGGGAGTGATCTCTCAGCTGTTGCAATTGCCGGTGCACTAAAGGCTGATCTGTGTGAGATATATACCGATGTGACGGGAATCTTTACAACAGATCCGCGCATAGAACCAAAAGCAAAGAAGCTTGAGCGCATCTCGTATGATGAGATGCTGGAACTCGCAAGTCTCGGTGCAAAAGTACTGCAGAACCGTTCGGTAGAACTTGCAAAAAAACTCAATGTAAACTTAGTAACACGAAGCAGCTTCAGCGATGAAGAGGGAACATTAATCACAAAGGAAGAAAACATTATGGAAAAACCACTTGTCAGCGGAATCGCACTCGATAGAAACCAGGCTCGCATCTCTTTAATGGGTGTCAAAGACAGACCGGGAATTGCTTCTGATATTTTCAATGCATTGGCTGATGCTGAGGTCAATGTTGACATGATCATTCAAAACAAGGCGGTAGATGATACAACAAACATTGACTTTACTGTTCCTGTCGGTGATTTGCATGATGCTAAAATGGTTGTCGATACATTCGTTAAAAACGGAGAAGTAAAAGATGATTCATATAATGAAGATATCTGTAAGGTCTCTGTCGTGGGTGTCGGTATGAAGTCTCACGCAGGTGTTGCGGCACTCGCTTTTTCAACAATGGCAAAAGAGAATATCAATATAAATATGATCTCAACTTCTGAGATAAAAGTCTCAATGGTCATTGATGAAAAGTATGCAGAGCTTGCAGTACGCAGCCTGCATAATGCATACGAGTTAGATAAGTAA
- a CDS encoding RNA pyrophosphohydrolase: MSKNDKYRPNVAMIILSENYPDKKEIFIAQRNDLTDIWQFPQGGIDKGEEVKEALFREMEEEIGTDAAEIVAEYPEWISYDFPDKIAKKMKPYKGQTQRYFLLKLGKDAKINLATKHPEFINYKFVDVDKVLDFTAHFKKPVYETVINYFKKEGLL, translated from the coding sequence ATGAGTAAAAATGACAAATATCGTCCTAATGTTGCGATGATAATTTTATCGGAGAACTATCCGGATAAAAAAGAGATATTTATCGCACAGCGTAACGATTTAACTGACATCTGGCAGTTTCCGCAGGGTGGAATTGATAAAGGTGAAGAGGTTAAAGAGGCTCTTTTTCGTGAGATGGAAGAGGAGATAGGTACGGATGCGGCTGAGATTGTGGCTGAGTATCCGGAGTGGATCAGTTATGATTTTCCGGACAAGATAGCGAAAAAAATGAAACCGTACAAAGGGCAGACACAGCGTTACTTTTTACTGAAACTTGGTAAAGATGCAAAGATAAATCTCGCTACGAAACATCCGGAGTTTATAAATTATAAGTTTGTAGATGTTGATAAGGTTCTTGATTTTACGGCACATTTTAAGAAGCCCGTGTATGAGACGGTGATAAATTATTTCAAAAAAGAGGGATTACTGTAG
- the hemW gene encoding radical SAM family heme chaperone HemW: MLLYIHIPFCDSKCSYCAFNSYVDKFHLKSSYMQALYKQLSFELDRFEATDNSIETVFIGGGTPSTVSPKLYEPIFDLIRPYLTQDAEITSEANPNSATREWQQGMKDLGVNRLSFGVQSFNAAKLKLLNRAHTPQMAKEAITHAREIGFENISLDLIYATLGDTKELLENDLREAFSLPINHLSAYALTIEEGTAFETKPQMAKEHLDLTQWIFQNIQEHRFEQYEISNFGSYRSKHNLGYWKYKDYIGAGAGAVGKKDNERFYPSCDIECYINNPIKMRVETLSEEDARLEKIFLGFRSCIGVSKEVLSDEEKVRASVLIDEKKLLLREGVLYNPDYLLADELALFLTS; this comes from the coding sequence ATGCTTTTATATATTCATATTCCATTTTGTGACTCCAAATGCTCCTACTGTGCTTTTAATTCCTATGTAGATAAATTTCATCTCAAATCCAGCTATATGCAGGCCCTTTATAAACAGCTCTCTTTTGAACTTGATCGCTTTGAAGCAACAGACAATTCCATCGAGACGGTTTTTATAGGAGGCGGAACACCTTCTACCGTTTCACCCAAACTCTATGAACCTATCTTTGATCTTATCAGACCTTATCTCACGCAAGATGCAGAGATAACAAGCGAGGCAAATCCAAACAGCGCAACACGGGAGTGGCAACAGGGAATGAAAGATCTCGGAGTCAACCGTCTCAGCTTTGGCGTGCAGAGTTTTAATGCAGCAAAACTCAAACTACTCAATCGTGCGCACACACCGCAAATGGCAAAAGAGGCAATCACTCACGCAAGGGAGATCGGTTTTGAAAATATCTCCCTTGATCTTATCTATGCAACACTCGGCGACACAAAAGAGCTGCTTGAAAATGATCTGCGTGAGGCCTTTTCACTCCCTATAAACCATCTCAGCGCTTATGCGCTTACTATTGAAGAAGGAACTGCTTTTGAGACAAAACCGCAAATGGCAAAAGAGCACTTGGATCTGACACAATGGATATTTCAAAACATCCAAGAACATAGATTTGAGCAGTATGAGATCAGTAATTTCGGTTCGTACCGTTCCAAACACAATCTTGGATATTGGAAATATAAAGATTATATTGGTGCCGGTGCCGGTGCCGTAGGCAAAAAAGATAACGAACGGTTCTATCCCTCTTGTGATATTGAATGCTACATCAACAATCCAATAAAGATGCGCGTTGAAACGCTCAGTGAAGAGGATGCAAGACTTGAAAAGATATTTTTAGGTTTTCGCTCCTGTATCGGTGTTTCAAAAGAGGTTTTAAGTGATGAAGAAAAAGTTAGAGCCTCTGTTTTGATTGATGAGAAGAAACTGCTCCTGCGTGAGGGAGTTTTATACAATCCAGACTATCTTTTAGCAGATGAACTTGCCCTCTTTTTAACCTCTTGA
- the tatB gene encoding Sec-independent protein translocase protein TatB — MFGMGFTEILLIAVIAILFLGPDKLPSTMIEIAKFFRSVKSTIGSVKDSLEEEMNVTGIKQEALAYKEELLKASESVHKATNVHANLGAEIDNILNDDEPTAEVAAPQAKKTPKEPQEVTFKKKKKKKSKPSEEKLEDKEENTDV; from the coding sequence ATGTTTGGAATGGGGTTTACTGAGATACTTCTCATCGCCGTTATTGCAATTCTTTTTTTAGGTCCAGACAAACTGCCAAGTACAATGATAGAAATTGCTAAATTTTTCAGAAGTGTTAAAAGCACCATTGGCTCGGTCAAAGACTCACTAGAAGAAGAGATGAATGTTACAGGTATCAAACAAGAAGCGTTGGCATATAAAGAAGAGCTTTTAAAAGCAAGTGAAAGTGTCCATAAAGCGACAAATGTCCATGCAAATCTTGGGGCTGAGATTGACAATATTCTCAATGATGACGAACCGACAGCAGAAGTTGCCGCTCCACAAGCTAAAAAAACACCAAAAGAGCCTCAGGAAGTAACTTTTAAAAAAAAGAAAAAGAAAAAAAGTAAGCCTTCAGAAGAAAAATTAGAAGATAAAGAAGAAAATACAGATGTTTGA
- the tatC gene encoding twin-arginine translocase subunit TatC, with the protein MFDELRPHLVELRKRLAISAASLIVMFFAMFYFHEPLLNWMVAPLNDALVEVGKVSVNAANGMVTTSQVGGAFFVALKVSFFAAIVAALPIILSQIWLFIAPGLYAHEKKMLIPFIIGGTTMFIVGVLFAYYIVTPFGFDFLITFGSFKFTPLINIEDYVGFFTKIMFGFGLAFELPIFAYFLALLGLVDDRQMTAFFKYAIVIIFIVAALLTPPDVLTQLLMAGPLIILYGISIIIVKLVNPAKPEEDDEDEDIDDEQESEEITATIAEESQEPKQD; encoded by the coding sequence ATGTTTGATGAATTACGACCGCACTTAGTAGAACTCAGAAAAAGGCTTGCCATCTCTGCTGCAAGTCTCATTGTAATGTTTTTTGCAATGTTTTATTTTCATGAACCGCTTTTAAACTGGATGGTAGCACCACTCAATGATGCACTTGTTGAAGTCGGTAAGGTCTCTGTCAATGCAGCTAACGGAATGGTTACGACTTCTCAGGTCGGTGGCGCTTTTTTTGTTGCACTAAAAGTCTCTTTCTTTGCGGCAATCGTCGCGGCACTGCCTATCATCCTTTCTCAAATCTGGCTTTTTATAGCACCGGGACTTTATGCACATGAGAAGAAGATGCTCATTCCTTTCATCATCGGTGGAACGACTATGTTCATCGTTGGTGTCCTTTTTGCCTACTACATTGTAACGCCATTCGGATTTGATTTTCTCATCACATTCGGTTCTTTTAAATTCACACCGCTCATCAATATCGAAGATTATGTCGGATTTTTTACAAAGATTATGTTTGGTTTCGGACTGGCTTTTGAGCTGCCGATATTCGCTTACTTCTTAGCACTTCTCGGACTCGTTGATGACAGACAGATGACAGCATTTTTTAAATACGCCATCGTCATTATTTTTATTGTCGCAGCACTGCTCACACCTCCTGATGTCCTCACGCAGCTGCTAATGGCAGGACCGTTGATCATTCTTTACGGAATTTCTATCATCATTGTAAAACTGGTCAATCCGGCAAAACCGGAAGAAGATGACGAAGATGAAGATATAGATGATGAACAAGAGAGTGAAGAAATCACGGCGACAATTGCTGAAGAATCACAAGAGCCAAAACAAGATTAA
- the queA gene encoding tRNA preQ1(34) S-adenosylmethionine ribosyltransferase-isomerase QueA: MLKNHKSQNKIKDVSIDKELLTQSYDFILPDELIATHPAHPRDHAKLLVYNRASNSITHTYFYELEKYLPKECALIFNDTKVIKARLFGHKTSGGKVELLINRALNAHDVNVYIRGKVKEGTKLHFGEALDAEVKELREDGSRIVNFYRNGTLLRFEEILPVIDKIGHIPLPPYINREDNEEDANEYQSVFANEEGAVAAPTASLHFTQEQHERICKNFRHAYVTLHVGSGTFKPVEAEVITEHPMHAEYYAISDEAKELLDSTVPILCVGTTSTRTVEFYEKHGKVQAGEANLFLHPKNRPSRVNHLLTNFHLPKSTLLMLVASFVGLQKTKELYEEAIKEKYRFYSYGDVMLIL, translated from the coding sequence TTGCTGAAGAATCACAAGAGCCAAAACAAGATTAAAGACGTGTCCATAGACAAAGAACTCCTCACGCAGAGCTATGATTTCATCCTTCCGGATGAACTCATAGCCACACATCCTGCACATCCTCGTGACCATGCTAAACTATTAGTCTATAATAGAGCTTCAAACTCCATCACACACACTTACTTTTATGAGCTTGAAAAATATCTTCCAAAAGAGTGTGCACTTATCTTTAATGATACCAAGGTTATCAAAGCGAGACTTTTTGGGCACAAAACAAGCGGTGGGAAAGTAGAACTGCTCATTAACAGAGCACTCAATGCACATGATGTCAATGTCTATATCCGGGGAAAAGTAAAAGAAGGGACAAAACTGCACTTCGGTGAAGCTCTTGATGCAGAGGTAAAGGAGCTGCGTGAGGATGGCAGCCGTATTGTTAACTTTTATAGAAACGGCACACTGTTACGCTTTGAAGAGATTCTGCCTGTCATCGATAAAATAGGCCATATTCCACTGCCTCCTTACATAAACAGAGAAGACAATGAAGAAGATGCAAATGAGTACCAGAGTGTTTTTGCCAATGAAGAAGGTGCCGTAGCCGCACCGACAGCCTCACTGCACTTCACGCAGGAGCAACACGAGCGAATATGCAAAAACTTCAGACACGCCTATGTTACCTTGCATGTCGGCAGCGGAACATTCAAACCTGTTGAAGCCGAAGTAATAACAGAACATCCCATGCACGCAGAATATTATGCCATTTCTGATGAAGCCAAAGAGCTGCTTGACTCTACTGTGCCAATTCTCTGCGTGGGAACGACATCAACGCGTACTGTAGAATTCTATGAAAAGCATGGCAAGGTACAAGCGGGAGAAGCCAACCTCTTTTTACATCCAAAGAACAGACCTAGCCGTGTCAATCATCTGCTTACAAATTTCCACCTGCCAAAATCAACACTTTTAATGCTCGTAGCATCTTTTGTAGGACTGCAAAAAACAAAAGAGCTTTATGAGGAAGCTATAAAAGAG